The following proteins are encoded in a genomic region of Canis lupus baileyi chromosome 30, mCanLup2.hap1, whole genome shotgun sequence:
- the PWP2 gene encoding periodic tryptophan protein 2 homolog isoform X1: MKFAYRFSNLLGTVYRCGNLNFTCDGDSVISPVGNRVTVFDLKNNRSNTLPLATRYNVKCVGLSPDGRLAIIVDEGGDALLVSLVCRSVLHQFHFKGSVHSVCFSPDGRKFVVTKGNLAQMYHAPGRKREFNAFVLDKTYFGPYDETTCIDWTDDSRCFAVGSKDMSTWVFGAERWDNLIYYALGGHKDAIVACFFESSSLDLYTLSQDGALCVWQCDTPPEGLRLKAPTGWRADLLQAAAEEKEDGEEGEEETTVRGKATPAAEEQQGKVRYSRLAKYFFNKEGDFNKLTAAAYHKKTHLLVTGFASGIFHLHELPEFNLIHSLSISDQSIASIAVNSSGDWLAFGCSGLGQLLVWEWQSESCVLKQQGHFNSMVSLAYSPDGQYIVTGGDDGKVKVWNTLSGFCFITFTEHSSGVTGVTFTATGYVIVTSSMDGTVRAFDLHRYRNFRTFTSPRPTQFSCVAVDCSGEVVSAGAQDSFEVFIWSMQTGRLLDVLSGHEGPISSLCFNPVKSVLASASWDKTVRLWDMADSWRTTETLGLTSDALAVTFRPDGAELAVATLNSQITFWDPENAVQTGSIEGRHDLKTGRKELDKVTAKHSAKGKAFTTLCYSADGESILAGGMSKFVCIYHVKEQILRKKFEISCNLSLDAMEEFLNRRKMTEFGNLALIDQDAGAEDGVAIPLPGVRKGDMSSRHFKPEIRVTSLRFSPTGHCWAATTTEGLLVYSLDAQMLFDPFELDASITPARIRAALRQQDFTRAILMAFRLNEKKLLQETLESVPWDEVEVVSSSLPDLYVEKVLEFLASSFEVSCHLEFYLIWTQKLLMVHGQKLKSRAGKVLPAVQFLQKSIQRHLDDISKLCDWNRYNIQYILAVSRQRGRKRPSEPLGSEEEADPSDDDTLHLLGGGQGDGAAQPV; the protein is encoded by the exons ATGAAGTTCGCGTACCGG TTCTCCAACCTGCTGGGGACGGTCTATCGCTGCGGAAACTTGAACTTCACGTGCGACGGCGATTCCGTCATCAGCCccgtggggaacagagtcaccgtgTTCGACCTGAAAAA CAACAGATCCAACACTCTGCCCTTGGCTACTCGGTACAACGTCAAGTGTGTAGGGCTGTCCCCAGACGGCCGCCTGGCCATCATCGTCGATGAAG GGGGGGACGCGCTGCTGGTCAGCCTGGTCTGCAGGTCTGTGCTCCACCAGTTCCACTTCAAGGGCTCCGTGCACAGCGTCTGCTTCTCTCCCGATGGCAG GAAGTTCGTTGTCACAAAAGGCAACCTCGCTCAGATGTACCACGCCCCTGGGAGGAAGCGGGAGTTCAACGCGTTTGTCCTGGACAAAACCTACTTTGGGCCGTACGATGAGACCACGTGCATCGACTGGACAGATGACTCGCG GTGCTTTGCGGTCGGGAGCAAAGACATGTCCACGTGGGTGTTCGGAGCCGAGCGCTGGGACAACCTCATCTACTACGCGCTGGGGGGACACAAGGATGCGATCGTGGCCTGCTTCTTCGAATCCAGCAGCCTAGAC CTGTACACGCTCAGCCAGGACGGCGCCCTGTGTGTGTGGCAGTGCGACACCCCCCCGGAGGGCCTGCGGCTGAAAGCCCCCACGGGCTGGAGGGCAGACCTGCTGCAGGCGGCGGCGGAGGAGAAGGAGGacggagaggagggggaggaggagaccaCCGTCCGGGGCAAAGCCACGCCGGCTGCCGAGGAGCAGCAGGGGAAAGTCAGATACTCTCGGCTGGCCAA GTACTTTTTCAACAAAGAGGGAGATTTCAACAAGCTGACCGCTGCGGCCTACCACAAGAAGACCCATCTCTTGGTCACCGGCTTTGCTTCCGGAATCTTCCACCTTCACGAGCTGCCTGAGTTCAACCTCATCCACTCCCTGAG TATCTCTGACCAGAGCATCGCGTCCATCGCCGTCAACAGCTCCGGGGACTGGCTTGCCTTTGGCTGTTCAG GTCTGGGCCAGCTGCTAGTGTGGGAGTGGCAGAGCGAGTCCTGCGTGCTCAAGCAGCAGGGTCACTTCAACAGCATGGTGTCCCTGGCCTACTCCCCCGACGGGCAGTACATCGTGACCGGCGGGGACGACGGCAAG gtcaaggtgtggaacaccCTCAGTGGCTTCTGCTTCATCACTTTCACGGAGCACTCGAGTGGGGTCACCGGTGTGACCTTCACTGCCACCGGCTATGTCATCGTGACCTCTTCCATGGATGGGACCGTGCGTGCCTTTGACCTTCACAG GTACCGGAACTTCCGCACCTTCACGTCTCCGCGGCCCACCCAGTTCTCCTGCGTGGCCGTGGACTGCAGCGGGGAGGTGGTGTCTGCAGGGGCCCAGGACTCCTTCGAGGTCTTCATCTGGTCCATGCAGACAGGGAGGCTCCTGGAT GTTCTGTCTGGCCACGAGGGCCCCATCAGCAGCCTGTGCTTCAACCCGGTGAAGTCGGTCCTGGCCAGCGCCTCCTGGGACAAGACGGTGCGCCTGTGGGACATGGCGGACAGCTGGAGGACCACGGAGACGCTGGGCCTGACCTCGGACG CTCTGGCTGTGACCTTCCGCCCTGACGGTGCGGAGCTGGCTGTGGCCACGCTGAACTCCCAGATCACCTTCTGGGACCCTGAGAACGCCGTGCAGACGGGCTCCATCGAGGGCAGGCACGACCTCAAGACGGGCAGGAAGGAGCTGGACAAGGTCACCGCCAAGCACTCGGCCAAGGGGAA ggccttcaCGACGCTGTGCTACTCTGCGGACGGCGAGAGCATCCTGGCAGGAGGGATGTCCAAGTTCGTGTGCATCTATCACGTCAAGGAGCAGATCCTCAGGAAGAAGTTTGAGATTTCCTGCAACCTGTCGCTGGACGCCATGGAG GAGTTTTTGAACCGAAGGAAAATGACAGAGTTTGGTAACCTGGCACTGATCGATCAGGACGCTGGGGCGGAGGACGGAGTCGCCATACCATTGCCGGGCGTGAGGAAAG GTGACATGAGCTCTCGGCACTTCAAGCCTGAAATCAGGGTGACTTCGCTTCGCTTCTCTCCCACCG GGCACTGCTGGGCGGCCACCACCACCGAGGGGCTCCTCGTCTACTCCCTGGACGCCCAGATGCTGTTTGACCCGTTTGAGCTGGATGCCAGCATCACCCCCGCGCGGATCCGGGCGGCCCTGCGCCAGCAGGACTTCACCAGGGCCATCCTCATGGCCTTCCGGCTCAACGAGAAGAAGCTGCTGCAGGAGACCTTGGAGTCGGTGCCCTGGGACGAGG TGGAAGTTGTCAGCTCCTCGCTTCCTGACCTGTACGTGGAGAAAGTGCTGGAGTTCTTAGCTTCGTCCTTTGAAGTGTCTTGCCACCTGGAATTTTACCTCATCTGGACCCAGAAGCTGCTCATGGTGCACGGCCAGAAgctgaagtccag GGCGGGGAAGGTGCTGCCGGCCGTTCAGTTCCTTCAGAAGAGCATCCAGCGGCACCTGGACGACATCTCCAAACT CTGTGACTGGAACCGCTATAACATCCAGTACATTCTGGCAGTGTCCAGGCAGCGGGGCAGAAAGCGCCCGTCAGAACCGCTGGGCAGCGAGGAGGAAGCAGACCCGTCCGATGACGACACTCTGCACCTGCTCGGGGGAGGGCAGGGCGATGGGGCCGCGCAGCCGGTGTAG
- the PWP2 gene encoding periodic tryptophan protein 2 homolog isoform X2 codes for MYHAPGRKREFNAFVLDKTYFGPYDETTCIDWTDDSRCFAVGSKDMSTWVFGAERWDNLIYYALGGHKDAIVACFFESSSLDLYTLSQDGALCVWQCDTPPEGLRLKAPTGWRADLLQAAAEEKEDGEEGEEETTVRGKATPAAEEQQGKVRYSRLAKYFFNKEGDFNKLTAAAYHKKTHLLVTGFASGIFHLHELPEFNLIHSLSISDQSIASIAVNSSGDWLAFGCSGLGQLLVWEWQSESCVLKQQGHFNSMVSLAYSPDGQYIVTGGDDGKVKVWNTLSGFCFITFTEHSSGVTGVTFTATGYVIVTSSMDGTVRAFDLHRYRNFRTFTSPRPTQFSCVAVDCSGEVVSAGAQDSFEVFIWSMQTGRLLDVLSGHEGPISSLCFNPVKSVLASASWDKTVRLWDMADSWRTTETLGLTSDALAVTFRPDGAELAVATLNSQITFWDPENAVQTGSIEGRHDLKTGRKELDKVTAKHSAKGKAFTTLCYSADGESILAGGMSKFVCIYHVKEQILRKKFEISCNLSLDAMEEFLNRRKMTEFGNLALIDQDAGAEDGVAIPLPGVRKGDMSSRHFKPEIRVTSLRFSPTGHCWAATTTEGLLVYSLDAQMLFDPFELDASITPARIRAALRQQDFTRAILMAFRLNEKKLLQETLESVPWDEVEVVSSSLPDLYVEKVLEFLASSFEVSCHLEFYLIWTQKLLMVHGQKLKSRAGKVLPAVQFLQKSIQRHLDDISKLCDWNRYNIQYILAVSRQRGRKRPSEPLGSEEEADPSDDDTLHLLGGGQGDGAAQPV; via the exons ATGTACCACGCCCCTGGGAGGAAGCGGGAGTTCAACGCGTTTGTCCTGGACAAAACCTACTTTGGGCCGTACGATGAGACCACGTGCATCGACTGGACAGATGACTCGCG GTGCTTTGCGGTCGGGAGCAAAGACATGTCCACGTGGGTGTTCGGAGCCGAGCGCTGGGACAACCTCATCTACTACGCGCTGGGGGGACACAAGGATGCGATCGTGGCCTGCTTCTTCGAATCCAGCAGCCTAGAC CTGTACACGCTCAGCCAGGACGGCGCCCTGTGTGTGTGGCAGTGCGACACCCCCCCGGAGGGCCTGCGGCTGAAAGCCCCCACGGGCTGGAGGGCAGACCTGCTGCAGGCGGCGGCGGAGGAGAAGGAGGacggagaggagggggaggaggagaccaCCGTCCGGGGCAAAGCCACGCCGGCTGCCGAGGAGCAGCAGGGGAAAGTCAGATACTCTCGGCTGGCCAA GTACTTTTTCAACAAAGAGGGAGATTTCAACAAGCTGACCGCTGCGGCCTACCACAAGAAGACCCATCTCTTGGTCACCGGCTTTGCTTCCGGAATCTTCCACCTTCACGAGCTGCCTGAGTTCAACCTCATCCACTCCCTGAG TATCTCTGACCAGAGCATCGCGTCCATCGCCGTCAACAGCTCCGGGGACTGGCTTGCCTTTGGCTGTTCAG GTCTGGGCCAGCTGCTAGTGTGGGAGTGGCAGAGCGAGTCCTGCGTGCTCAAGCAGCAGGGTCACTTCAACAGCATGGTGTCCCTGGCCTACTCCCCCGACGGGCAGTACATCGTGACCGGCGGGGACGACGGCAAG gtcaaggtgtggaacaccCTCAGTGGCTTCTGCTTCATCACTTTCACGGAGCACTCGAGTGGGGTCACCGGTGTGACCTTCACTGCCACCGGCTATGTCATCGTGACCTCTTCCATGGATGGGACCGTGCGTGCCTTTGACCTTCACAG GTACCGGAACTTCCGCACCTTCACGTCTCCGCGGCCCACCCAGTTCTCCTGCGTGGCCGTGGACTGCAGCGGGGAGGTGGTGTCTGCAGGGGCCCAGGACTCCTTCGAGGTCTTCATCTGGTCCATGCAGACAGGGAGGCTCCTGGAT GTTCTGTCTGGCCACGAGGGCCCCATCAGCAGCCTGTGCTTCAACCCGGTGAAGTCGGTCCTGGCCAGCGCCTCCTGGGACAAGACGGTGCGCCTGTGGGACATGGCGGACAGCTGGAGGACCACGGAGACGCTGGGCCTGACCTCGGACG CTCTGGCTGTGACCTTCCGCCCTGACGGTGCGGAGCTGGCTGTGGCCACGCTGAACTCCCAGATCACCTTCTGGGACCCTGAGAACGCCGTGCAGACGGGCTCCATCGAGGGCAGGCACGACCTCAAGACGGGCAGGAAGGAGCTGGACAAGGTCACCGCCAAGCACTCGGCCAAGGGGAA ggccttcaCGACGCTGTGCTACTCTGCGGACGGCGAGAGCATCCTGGCAGGAGGGATGTCCAAGTTCGTGTGCATCTATCACGTCAAGGAGCAGATCCTCAGGAAGAAGTTTGAGATTTCCTGCAACCTGTCGCTGGACGCCATGGAG GAGTTTTTGAACCGAAGGAAAATGACAGAGTTTGGTAACCTGGCACTGATCGATCAGGACGCTGGGGCGGAGGACGGAGTCGCCATACCATTGCCGGGCGTGAGGAAAG GTGACATGAGCTCTCGGCACTTCAAGCCTGAAATCAGGGTGACTTCGCTTCGCTTCTCTCCCACCG GGCACTGCTGGGCGGCCACCACCACCGAGGGGCTCCTCGTCTACTCCCTGGACGCCCAGATGCTGTTTGACCCGTTTGAGCTGGATGCCAGCATCACCCCCGCGCGGATCCGGGCGGCCCTGCGCCAGCAGGACTTCACCAGGGCCATCCTCATGGCCTTCCGGCTCAACGAGAAGAAGCTGCTGCAGGAGACCTTGGAGTCGGTGCCCTGGGACGAGG TGGAAGTTGTCAGCTCCTCGCTTCCTGACCTGTACGTGGAGAAAGTGCTGGAGTTCTTAGCTTCGTCCTTTGAAGTGTCTTGCCACCTGGAATTTTACCTCATCTGGACCCAGAAGCTGCTCATGGTGCACGGCCAGAAgctgaagtccag GGCGGGGAAGGTGCTGCCGGCCGTTCAGTTCCTTCAGAAGAGCATCCAGCGGCACCTGGACGACATCTCCAAACT CTGTGACTGGAACCGCTATAACATCCAGTACATTCTGGCAGTGTCCAGGCAGCGGGGCAGAAAGCGCCCGTCAGAACCGCTGGGCAGCGAGGAGGAAGCAGACCCGTCCGATGACGACACTCTGCACCTGCTCGGGGGAGGGCAGGGCGATGGGGCCGCGCAGCCGGTGTAG